The following proteins are encoded in a genomic region of Ictalurus punctatus breed USDA103 chromosome 15, Coco_2.0, whole genome shotgun sequence:
- the snai1b gene encoding snail family zinc finger 1b: MPRSFLVKKYFTSKKPNYSELESQNGPISAMVPERYPLAELPTKEDGSLLTTYTSALVWTTSALPLSFPPSSPTTPSSIAPLDLSSPSSSGEEDEGRTSDPPSPDPSDRFQCAHCGISCSSRAALSRHQLSHCSASTNANLVENSNMADSTTTRAAFRCKHCPKEYNSLGALKMHIRSHTLPCVCTTCGKAFSRPWLLRGHIRTHTGERPFSCPHCNRAFADRSNLRAHLQTHSEVKKYQCGTCSRTFSRMSLLHKHTVSSCCPTA, from the exons CCACGTTCGTTTTTGGTGAAGAAGTATTTTACAAGCAAGAAGCCGAACTACAGTGAGCTGGAGAGCCAAAATG GTCCAATCTCTGCCATGGTACCAGAGCGCTACCCGCTTGCAGAACTACCGACCAAAGAAGACGGCTCCCTGTTGACCACATACACTTCGGCTCTTGTATGGACCACCAGCGCCCTTCCgctttccttccctccttcaTCCCCTACCACACCATCCTCCATCGCACCACTGGACCTCAGTTCTCCGTCCAGCTCGGGTGAGGAAGATGAAGGCAGAACTTCCGACCCCCCGAGTCCGGATCCTTCGGACCGTTTCCAGTGCGCTCACTGCGGGATTTCCTGCAGCAGCCGTGCCGCGCTTTCGCGCCACCAGCTCTCTCATTGCAGCGCAAGCACCAATGCCAACCTGGTTGAGAATTCCAACATGGCCGACAGCACGACAACAAGGGCTGCCTTCCGGTGCAAacactgccccaaagagtacaACAGCCTGGGAGCTTTGAAGATGCACATCCGCTCACACACGCTTCCTTGCGTCTGCACCACCTGCGGAAAGGCGTTTTCCAGACCATGGTTACTCAGGGGCCACATTCGTACACACACCG gcGAGCGTCCATTCTCCTGCCCTCATTGTAACCGGGCTTTTGCTGACCGCTCCAATCTGAGAGCTCATCTTCAGACCCATTCAGAGGTGAAAAAGTACCAGTGTGGCACCTGCTCTCGAACCTTCAGCCGCATGTCACTCCTGCACAAACACACCGTCTCCAGCTGCTGCCCGACAGCCTAG